The following proteins are encoded in a genomic region of Streptomyces gobiensis:
- the dapD gene encoding 2,3,4,5-tetrahydropyridine-2,6-dicarboxylate N-succinyltransferase — translation MTDAATPRTTGAVAAGLATVTADGTVLDTWFPSPELAEGPGPTGTERLSAERAAELLGDAAPKALGPDDRRGVEVIAVRTVIASLDDKPTDAHDAYLRLHLLSHRLVRPHGQNLDGVFGLLANVAWTNLGPVAVDQVEQARLAARATGANLTVTSIDKFPRMTDYVAPKGVRIGDADRVRLGAHLAEGTTVMHEGFVNFNAGTLGTSMVEGRISAGVVVGDGSDIGGGASIMGTLSGGGKQIISIGEGCLLGAQAGIGISLGNECIVEAGLYVTAGTRVTLPDGDVVKALELSGATNLLFRRNSTTGAVEALPRSGSWGGLNEALHSHN, via the coding sequence ATGACCGACGCAGCTACTCCCCGTACGACCGGCGCCGTCGCCGCCGGGCTCGCCACTGTCACCGCCGACGGGACCGTCCTGGACACCTGGTTCCCCAGCCCCGAGCTGGCCGAGGGGCCCGGCCCGACCGGCACCGAGCGGCTCAGCGCCGAGCGCGCCGCCGAGCTGCTGGGCGACGCCGCCCCGAAGGCGCTCGGCCCCGATGACCGCCGTGGGGTCGAGGTCATCGCCGTACGTACGGTGATCGCTTCGCTCGACGACAAGCCCACTGACGCGCACGACGCCTATCTGCGGCTGCACCTGCTCAGCCACCGGCTGGTCCGCCCGCACGGGCAGAACCTGGACGGCGTCTTCGGCCTGCTCGCCAATGTCGCCTGGACGAACCTTGGCCCCGTCGCCGTGGACCAGGTCGAGCAGGCCCGGCTGGCGGCCCGTGCCACTGGGGCGAACCTCACGGTCACCAGCATCGACAAGTTCCCGCGCATGACCGACTACGTCGCGCCCAAGGGCGTCCGTATCGGTGACGCCGACCGGGTACGGCTCGGTGCGCACCTGGCCGAGGGCACCACGGTCATGCACGAGGGCTTCGTCAACTTCAACGCCGGTACGCTCGGCACCTCCATGGTCGAGGGCCGGATCAGCGCGGGCGTCGTCGTCGGCGATGGCTCCGACATCGGCGGTGGCGCCTCGATCATGGGCACCCTGTCCGGCGGCGGCAAGCAGATCATTTCCATCGGCGAAGGATGCCTGCTCGGTGCCCAGGCGGGCATCGGAATCTCACTCGGCAACGAGTGCATCGTCGAGGCGGGCCTGTATGTCACCGCGGGCACTCGCGTCACGCTCCCTGACGGCGATGTCGTCAAGGCGCTGGAGCTGTCCGGCGCCACCAACCTGCTCTTCCGCCGCAACTCCACCACCGGCGCCGTCGAGGCCCTGCCCCGCTCCGGCTCCTGGGGCGGCCTCAACGAGGCCCTGCACAGCCACAACTGA
- a CDS encoding alkaline phosphatase PhoX — translation MPISRRDFARGTAATSAGIAVAGSVGALASAPGAIAAGGWGGLGYGPLIPDPARILSLPEGFSYRVLTWAGRTKLETGEFTPFKHDGTGCFAGPRGADLLVVNHELKGPREQWDHPVPLTEGLVYDPAASGGCTVVDVPKHGDPVTEWVGIAGTSTNCAGGTTPWGTWLTCEENSDLAGENGMTRDHGYVFEVDPYDRRANRDPKPIKALGRYDHEAVVVDPRRGHMYLTEDDKNPNGLFFRWVPPHGFRHGRGQLSGLADDAGRLQTMRCFDSGGRFVEDLSHASKTGVVYGVDWVDVPDRDAREVPVRRQFGQREVTRGRKLEGMWWSDGGAYFVSSYARDESPGAPHDGQVWFYDPKRRTVTLKVLLGVNPDPSEPGAFDGPDNITVSPYGGLIIAEDGEGVQHLFGATDDGRTYELARNEVNVGTDEKPAYQEFTGVCFSPDGATLYANIQEPGIMVAITGPWQRQPRRCP, via the coding sequence ATGCCGATCAGCCGCAGGGATTTCGCCAGAGGAACCGCTGCCACCAGTGCGGGAATCGCAGTGGCCGGAAGCGTGGGCGCGCTCGCCAGCGCCCCAGGGGCCATAGCGGCCGGCGGGTGGGGCGGACTGGGGTATGGACCCCTCATCCCCGATCCGGCGAGGATACTCTCGCTGCCTGAGGGATTCTCGTACCGGGTGCTCACCTGGGCGGGCAGGACCAAGCTGGAGACGGGGGAGTTCACCCCCTTCAAGCACGACGGCACCGGCTGCTTCGCGGGGCCGCGCGGGGCGGACCTGCTGGTCGTCAACCATGAGCTGAAGGGCCCTCGGGAGCAGTGGGACCACCCGGTGCCGCTCACCGAAGGGCTGGTCTACGACCCGGCCGCCTCCGGCGGGTGCACGGTCGTCGATGTCCCCAAGCACGGTGACCCGGTGACCGAGTGGGTCGGCATCGCCGGTACCTCCACCAACTGCGCCGGTGGCACCACGCCCTGGGGCACCTGGCTGACCTGCGAGGAGAATTCCGACCTCGCAGGTGAGAACGGTATGACCAGGGATCACGGCTATGTCTTCGAGGTGGATCCCTACGACCGCCGGGCCAACCGCGACCCCAAGCCCATCAAGGCGCTGGGCCGTTACGACCATGAGGCCGTCGTCGTCGACCCCAGGCGCGGCCATATGTATCTCACCGAGGACGACAAGAATCCCAACGGGCTGTTCTTCCGCTGGGTACCGCCGCACGGCTTCCGGCACGGCCGGGGTCAGCTGAGCGGGCTCGCCGATGACGCCGGCAGGCTCCAGACGATGAGGTGCTTTGACTCCGGCGGCCGGTTTGTCGAGGACCTGTCGCACGCGTCGAAGACCGGTGTCGTCTACGGCGTCGACTGGGTGGACGTCCCCGACCGGGACGCCCGTGAGGTGCCGGTCCGCCGGCAGTTCGGTCAGCGAGAGGTCACCCGTGGCCGCAAGCTTGAGGGCATGTGGTGGAGCGACGGCGGCGCGTACTTTGTCTCCTCCTACGCCCGTGACGAGTCCCCGGGCGCCCCGCACGACGGTCAGGTGTGGTTCTACGATCCCAAGCGCCGTACCGTAACGCTCAAGGTGCTGCTCGGCGTCAATCCGGATCCCTCGGAGCCAGGTGCCTTCGACGGGCCGGACAACATCACCGTCTCTCCGTACGGTGGTCTCATCATCGCCGAGGACGGCGAGGGCGTGCAGCACCTCTTCGGTGCCACCGACGATGGGCGCACCTATGAACTCGCCCGGAACGAGGTGAACGTCGGCACCGATGAGAAACCGGCCTACCAGGAGTTCACCGGCGTCTGCTTCTCGCCCGACGGGGCGACGCTGTACGCCAATATCCAGGAGCCGGGAATCATGGTTGCGATCACCGGGCCGTGGCAGCGGCAGCCACGCCGCTGTCCCTGA
- a CDS encoding sensor histidine kinase, producing the protein MPVRRGSVRTRAALGATAVVAVALVAAGLAVVAVLRGGLADNARLKAEAAAREVAAQVTDVRAGKVGGIDGLDDEGPVQVVDGKGEVLGASEELRGRPAVADFHRAEEKRPDPDPTTVPADPDDPDDDSDDDDSDDDSGDDDAGDDGPDGDDDTATVTPSPEPVEVDRASEEGTVSLPVDEDGQVTYGEDATGQQDFSLVAVQSATSDGTPVTVYAAASLADQEQAVSSVSRAMLTGLPAVLVVVAGVTWLVTRRALRPVEGIRQGMAEITASTDLSRRVPEPAARDEVARLARTTNETLSALETAVERQRRFVADASHELRSPIASLRTQLEVGAAHQELLDVDGAVQDTVRLQRLAADLLLLARLDAGERPGHTPVALPAFVQEELAQRVGDRHPVRVGELADLEVAGSRGQLARVLGNLLDNAQRHAATQVRVSVRPDGDWAVLEVADDGDGVPEIERERIFERFVRLDDARTRDDGGAGLGLAIARDVALRHGGTLTVGTAEEGGARFALRLPVAADR; encoded by the coding sequence ATGCCGGTGCGTAGGGGCTCGGTACGGACGCGAGCCGCCCTCGGCGCCACTGCCGTGGTGGCGGTGGCCCTGGTGGCCGCAGGCCTCGCGGTGGTCGCCGTGCTGCGCGGCGGGCTCGCCGACAACGCCCGGCTGAAGGCCGAGGCGGCGGCCCGCGAGGTGGCGGCGCAGGTCACGGACGTACGCGCCGGGAAGGTCGGCGGCATCGACGGGCTGGACGACGAAGGCCCCGTACAGGTCGTGGACGGGAAGGGCGAGGTGCTTGGGGCATCGGAGGAGCTGCGCGGCCGGCCGGCGGTCGCCGACTTCCACCGGGCGGAGGAGAAGCGCCCGGACCCGGATCCGACCACCGTCCCCGCTGACCCGGACGACCCGGATGACGACTCCGACGACGACGATTCCGATGACGATTCCGGTGATGACGACGCCGGCGACGACGGCCCCGACGGGGACGACGACACAGCGACCGTCACCCCGTCCCCCGAGCCGGTCGAGGTGGACCGGGCCAGCGAGGAGGGTACGGTCTCGCTGCCTGTGGACGAGGACGGCCAGGTGACGTACGGCGAAGACGCCACCGGCCAGCAGGACTTCAGCCTGGTCGCGGTGCAGAGCGCGACCTCGGACGGCACCCCGGTCACCGTCTACGCGGCCGCCTCCCTGGCCGACCAGGAGCAGGCGGTCTCCTCGGTCAGCCGCGCCATGCTCACCGGACTGCCCGCCGTGCTCGTCGTGGTCGCCGGGGTCACCTGGCTGGTGACACGCCGCGCGCTGCGACCGGTGGAGGGAATCCGGCAGGGAATGGCGGAGATCACCGCGAGCACCGATCTCTCCCGCCGGGTGCCGGAACCGGCGGCCCGCGACGAGGTGGCCCGGCTCGCCCGTACGACCAATGAGACCCTCTCGGCGCTGGAGACCGCGGTGGAGCGGCAGCGCCGCTTCGTCGCCGACGCCTCGCACGAGCTGCGCAGCCCCATCGCCTCACTGCGCACCCAGCTGGAGGTGGGCGCGGCCCACCAGGAGCTGCTGGACGTGGACGGCGCGGTGCAGGACACCGTACGGCTGCAGCGGCTCGCCGCCGATCTGCTGCTGCTCGCCCGGCTGGACGCGGGGGAGCGGCCGGGCCACACCCCGGTGGCGCTGCCCGCCTTCGTACAGGAGGAGCTCGCCCAGCGTGTGGGGGACCGGCATCCGGTGCGGGTGGGGGAACTGGCCGACCTGGAGGTGGCCGGGTCGCGCGGGCAGCTGGCGCGGGTGCTCGGCAACCTGCTGGACAACGCCCAGCGGCATGCCGCGACGCAGGTACGGGTATCGGTCCGCCCGGACGGCGACTGGGCCGTACTGGAAGTCGCCGACGACGGTGACGGCGTGCCGGAGATCGAGCGGGAGCGGATCTTCGAGCGCTTCGTACGCCTCGATGACGCCCGCACCCGGGACGACGGCGGCGCCGGGCTCGGCCTGGCCATCGCCCGTGACGTGGCGCTGCGCCATGGCGGCACCCTCACCGTCGGCACGGCGGAAGAGGGCGGCGCCCGCTTCGCACTCCGGTTGCCGGTCGCCGCAGACCGGTGA
- a CDS encoding PepSY domain-containing protein — translation MNRKLIVAAIAATTLAAGGTAAAVTSPGDIKDSVGESTTPAAMPLSDTDDGVDGDNDDARELAKAKINAQEALEKALSAVPGTAESIELDDDNGSLVWDADIFGKDQKWHDVTIDPDTGKVLTDHAGQGDADDDGDDRDDDHDDKDDKDDKDDGNDD, via the coding sequence ATGAACCGCAAGCTGATCGTCGCCGCAATCGCCGCCACCACGCTGGCCGCGGGCGGTACCGCCGCCGCCGTCACTTCGCCGGGCGACATCAAGGACTCCGTCGGCGAGTCCACCACGCCCGCCGCCATGCCTTTGTCCGACACCGACGATGGCGTCGACGGCGATAACGACGATGCGAGGGAACTGGCCAAGGCGAAGATCAACGCTCAGGAGGCGCTGGAGAAGGCACTTTCGGCAGTCCCGGGCACGGCAGAGTCGATCGAACTGGACGATGACAACGGCAGTCTCGTCTGGGACGCCGACATCTTCGGCAAGGACCAGAAGTGGCACGACGTCACCATCGACCCGGACACCGGCAAGGTCCTGACCGATCACGCCGGCCAGGGCGACGCGGATGACGACGGCGATGACCGGGACGACGACCACGACGACAAGGACGACAAGGACGACAAGGACGACGGCAACGACGACTGA
- a CDS encoding TerD family protein — translation MTPGSNIPLPAARVAVDVSAPVRLDVSGLLIGADGKVRSDHDFVFYNQPTAPGVTHSNGAAADTITVDTAAIPGDIDKVVVTASLDAPGATFAGTEPTGTVRDADGGAVIATFTPPQLGPETALVVVEVYRRGGAWKVRAVGQGYANGLAGIATDFGVTVEDPAPAPATPAAPPMPAAAPTLGAGKVNLDKGRVSLQKQQTVSLVKNNQPFQASLRMGLGWEPAYQGKNIDLDASVIAYDANRKKIDACYFGKLAILNGAIQHSGDNLTGEGSGDDETITVHLAGLPPEVTGLVFAVNSFSGQKFSEVAKAYCRLLDGTTGEELVRYDLTGAEPRTAVLMCKFVRQFSGEWEMTALGDFLDARTVRGMVKPGGRAL, via the coding sequence ATGACTCCTGGATCGAACATCCCCCTTCCCGCCGCCCGCGTGGCGGTGGACGTCTCCGCTCCGGTGCGGCTGGATGTGTCGGGGCTGCTGATCGGTGCCGATGGCAAGGTGCGCTCCGACCATGACTTCGTGTTCTACAACCAGCCGACCGCCCCGGGAGTAACCCACAGCAACGGCGCCGCCGCTGACACCATCACCGTGGACACCGCGGCCATCCCCGGTGACATCGACAAGGTGGTCGTCACGGCGAGTCTGGACGCTCCGGGAGCGACCTTCGCGGGAACCGAGCCGACCGGGACGGTGCGGGACGCCGACGGAGGCGCGGTGATCGCCACCTTCACCCCGCCTCAGCTGGGCCCGGAGACCGCACTTGTGGTGGTCGAGGTGTACCGGCGCGGCGGCGCCTGGAAGGTACGGGCGGTCGGCCAGGGATACGCCAATGGACTGGCCGGGATCGCCACGGACTTCGGGGTCACGGTGGAGGATCCCGCACCGGCCCCCGCCACTCCCGCCGCTCCCCCGATGCCCGCCGCCGCCCCCACGCTGGGCGCGGGGAAGGTCAACCTGGACAAGGGCCGGGTCAGCCTCCAGAAGCAGCAGACCGTATCCCTGGTCAAGAACAACCAGCCGTTCCAGGCATCACTCAGGATGGGCCTGGGCTGGGAGCCCGCCTATCAGGGCAAGAACATCGATCTGGACGCCTCCGTCATCGCGTACGACGCCAACCGCAAGAAAATCGACGCCTGTTACTTCGGCAAGCTGGCCATCCTGAACGGCGCGATCCAGCACTCCGGCGACAATCTCACCGGTGAGGGCTCGGGCGACGACGAGACCATCACGGTCCATCTGGCGGGCCTGCCCCCGGAGGTGACCGGGCTGGTCTTCGCGGTCAACTCGTTCTCCGGGCAGAAGTTCAGCGAGGTCGCCAAGGCGTACTGCAGGCTGCTGGACGGCACGACCGGCGAGGAGCTGGTCCGCTATGACCTCACCGGGGCGGAGCCCCGTACCGCGGTGCTGATGTGCAAGTTCGTGCGCCAGTTCTCCGGTGAGTGGGAGATGACCGCACTGGGTGACTTTCTCGACGCACGGACGGTCCGCGGCATGGTCAAGCCGGGCGGCCGGGCTCTGTAG
- a CDS encoding metal-sulfur cluster assembly factor, which translates to MSETTTKPASEEEVREALYDVVDPELGIDVVNLGLIYGIHIDDSNVATLDMTLTSAACPLTDVIEDQARSATEGIVNELKINWVWMPPWGPDKITDDGREQLRALGFNV; encoded by the coding sequence ATGAGTGAGACGACTACCAAGCCGGCGAGCGAGGAAGAGGTCCGCGAGGCCCTCTACGATGTCGTCGACCCTGAGCTGGGCATCGACGTCGTCAACCTTGGTCTGATCTACGGAATCCATATCGACGACTCCAATGTCGCCACCCTGGATATGACGCTCACCTCGGCGGCCTGTCCGCTGACCGACGTCATCGAGGACCAGGCCAGGTCGGCGACCGAGGGCATCGTCAACGAGCTGAAGATCAACTGGGTCTGGATGCCCCCGTGGGGTCCGGACAAGATCACCGACGATGGCCGTGAGCAGCTGCGGGCGCTCGGCTTCAACGTCTGA
- a CDS encoding response regulator transcription factor: protein MRVLIVEDERRLALSLAKGLTAEGFAVDVVHDGLEGLHRASEGTYDLIILDIMLPGMNGYRVCSTLRSAGNETPVLMLTAKDGEYDEAEGLDTGADDYLTKPFSYVVLLARVRALLRRRTRGVATVLRVGELAVEPGSRRVTVGEREVTLTTKEFAVLEQLAVRAGEVVSKTEILEHAWDFAYAGDVNIVEVYVSALRRKLGAGWISTVRGAGYRLVDAGA from the coding sequence ATGCGCGTACTGATAGTGGAGGACGAGCGTCGTCTCGCCCTGTCGCTGGCCAAGGGACTGACGGCTGAGGGATTCGCCGTCGATGTGGTGCATGACGGCCTGGAAGGGCTGCACCGGGCGAGCGAGGGGACGTACGACCTGATCATCCTCGACATCATGCTGCCCGGGATGAACGGCTACCGGGTGTGCTCGACGCTGCGTTCGGCCGGGAACGAGACGCCGGTGCTGATGCTCACCGCCAAGGACGGTGAGTACGACGAGGCCGAAGGGCTCGACACCGGGGCTGACGACTATCTGACCAAGCCGTTCTCCTACGTGGTGCTCCTCGCGCGGGTACGTGCGCTGCTGCGGCGGCGGACGCGGGGAGTGGCCACCGTGCTGCGGGTCGGGGAGCTGGCGGTGGAGCCGGGAAGCCGGCGGGTGACCGTGGGGGAGCGGGAAGTGACGCTGACCACCAAGGAGTTCGCAGTCCTGGAGCAGCTTGCGGTACGGGCGGGGGAGGTCGTGTCCAAAACCGAGATCCTGGAACACGCCTGGGACTTCGCCTATGCGGGCGACGTGAACATCGTCGAGGTCTATGTGAGCGCGCTGCGCCGCAAGTTGGGCGCGGGATGGATCAGCACCGTACGGGGCGCCGGATACCGGCTGGTGGATGCCGGTGCGTAG
- a CDS encoding TetR/AcrR family transcriptional regulator, which yields MGRRYDPDRRQRIIDAAIRVVSERGIAALSHRAVAAEADVPLGSTTYHFATLDDLLVAALQQQTDDWLAMVGHWERGLAPDASLAAALAELIGESMAADRSWLLMEYELYLAALRYERVRPIAAVCVDGLAEVLRRRTDDETTARALAGLTDGLTLQHLLTGRDYDKTEAEAILARAIGGCPTPGTG from the coding sequence ATGGGGCGGCGATACGATCCGGACCGTCGGCAGCGGATCATCGACGCCGCGATCCGGGTGGTCAGCGAGCGGGGCATTGCAGCGCTCAGCCACCGGGCGGTGGCCGCCGAGGCGGACGTGCCGCTCGGCTCGACCACGTACCACTTCGCCACTCTTGACGACCTGCTGGTGGCAGCCCTGCAGCAGCAGACCGACGACTGGCTGGCCATGGTCGGGCACTGGGAGCGCGGTCTCGCCCCCGACGCCTCGCTCGCCGCGGCCCTGGCCGAGCTGATCGGGGAGTCGATGGCGGCCGACCGCAGCTGGCTGCTGATGGAGTACGAGCTCTATCTCGCGGCGCTGCGCTACGAGCGCGTGCGGCCGATCGCCGCCGTGTGTGTAGATGGCCTGGCCGAGGTCCTGCGCCGCCGCACCGACGACGAGACAACGGCGCGGGCGCTGGCCGGACTGACCGACGGGCTGACGCTCCAGCACCTGCTGACCGGCCGCGACTACGACAAGACCGAGGCCGAGGCCATTCTCGCCCGTGCCATCGGCGGTTGTCCGACCCCCGGGACCGGTTAG
- a CDS encoding endonuclease/exonuclease/phosphatase family protein: MRRNATLGALTVAALTSTLLVIPAAASPSPAKVRVHDIQGTSRISPYAGQPVADVPGIVTGVRDYGSRGFWLQDAAPDDNPATSEGIFVFTGSTPTVRAGDRVQVSGTVGEYYYGGVKSGNQSVTQISRPSVTVLSAGDELPAPVVLHADAIPEAYAPEGDPADSGSIEGLELQPSRYALDRYESLEGMRTQIQDARVVGPSTRYAELWVTLKPEQNPTPRGGTVYGSYTSQNSGRLKVKTLAPLSEQPFPTANTGDLLAGATTGPLDYDRFGGYLIAAEELGTVLDRGLRPVSARKQRARELAIATYNVENLHPGNDQEKFDRLAAGVVDGLASPDILTLEEIQDNNGPVSDGTVAAGQTLKLFTDAIVAAGGPRYDWRGIDPVDGQDGGQPGGNIRNVFLFNPERVSFTDRPGGDATTATGVVKRRGKAALTLSPGRVDPANTAWENSRKPLAGEFTFRGKPVIVVANHFGSKGGDQSLHARFQPPNRSSEAKRLRQAQAVNSFVKDIQSVQRKARVVVLGDINDFEFSGTTKALTAGGALRSAVFSLPAGERYTYVYQGNSQVLDQTLVSPSIKRFDYEIVHLNAEFADQASDHDPQVLRFRP; the protein is encoded by the coding sequence ATGCGCAGAAACGCCACGCTCGGCGCGCTCACCGTTGCCGCCCTGACCTCCACGCTTCTGGTGATCCCTGCCGCCGCCTCCCCCTCCCCTGCCAAGGTCCGCGTCCACGACATCCAGGGAACCTCCCGGATCTCCCCGTACGCCGGACAGCCGGTGGCCGATGTCCCGGGTATCGTCACCGGCGTCCGCGACTACGGCTCCCGGGGCTTTTGGCTGCAAGACGCCGCGCCCGATGACAACCCGGCCACCAGCGAGGGCATCTTCGTCTTCACCGGCTCCACGCCCACGGTGCGGGCCGGCGACCGGGTCCAGGTGTCCGGGACGGTCGGTGAGTACTACTACGGCGGTGTGAAGTCCGGGAACCAGTCGGTCACCCAGATTTCCCGCCCGTCCGTGACCGTGCTCTCCGCCGGCGATGAACTGCCCGCCCCGGTGGTGCTCCATGCCGACGCCATACCCGAGGCCTACGCTCCGGAGGGCGACCCGGCGGACAGCGGCAGCATCGAAGGGCTGGAGCTCCAGCCCAGCCGCTACGCCCTGGACCGCTATGAGTCCCTGGAAGGCATGCGGACGCAGATCCAGGACGCCCGGGTGGTCGGCCCGAGCACCCGGTACGCCGAGCTGTGGGTCACCCTCAAGCCGGAGCAGAACCCGACCCCGCGCGGCGGCACCGTGTACGGCTCGTACACCTCGCAGAATTCCGGACGGCTCAAGGTCAAGACGCTGGCACCGCTCAGCGAGCAGCCCTTCCCCACCGCCAACACCGGAGACCTGCTCGCCGGTGCCACCACCGGACCGCTGGACTACGACCGGTTCGGCGGCTACCTCATCGCCGCCGAAGAGCTGGGCACCGTCCTGGACCGCGGACTGCGGCCGGTCAGCGCCCGCAAGCAGCGGGCCAGGGAGCTGGCCATCGCCACCTACAACGTGGAGAACCTGCACCCGGGCAACGACCAGGAGAAGTTCGACCGGCTGGCCGCGGGCGTGGTGGACGGCCTCGCCTCCCCGGACATCCTCACCCTGGAGGAGATCCAGGACAACAACGGCCCGGTCAGCGATGGGACGGTCGCCGCAGGCCAGACCCTGAAGCTGTTCACCGACGCGATTGTCGCGGCCGGTGGCCCACGCTACGACTGGCGCGGCATCGACCCGGTGGACGGCCAGGACGGCGGCCAGCCGGGCGGCAACATCCGCAATGTCTTCCTCTTCAACCCCGAGCGGGTCTCCTTCACCGACCGCCCCGGCGGCGACGCCACCACCGCCACCGGGGTGGTCAAGCGGCGGGGCAAGGCCGCGCTCACCCTCTCCCCCGGCCGGGTCGACCCGGCGAACACCGCCTGGGAGAACAGCCGCAAGCCACTCGCGGGCGAGTTCACCTTCCGCGGCAAGCCGGTCATCGTCGTCGCCAACCACTTCGGCTCCAAGGGCGGCGACCAGTCCCTGCACGCCCGCTTCCAGCCGCCGAACCGTTCCTCCGAGGCCAAGCGGCTGCGGCAGGCCCAGGCCGTGAACAGCTTCGTCAAGGACATCCAGTCGGTCCAGCGGAAAGCCCGGGTCGTGGTCCTCGGCGACATCAACGACTTTGAGTTCTCCGGGACGACGAAGGCCCTCACCGCCGGTGGCGCGCTGCGCAGCGCGGTGTTCTCACTGCCGGCCGGGGAGCGCTACACATATGTCTACCAGGGCAATTCACAGGTGCTTGACCAGACTCTGGTCTCTCCGTCCATCAAGAGGTTCGACTACGAAATCGTCCACCTCAACGCGGAGTTCGCCGACCAGGCCAGCGACCACGACCCGCAGGTACTGCGGTTCCGTCCATGA
- a CDS encoding DMT family transporter → MMYLTLSGAILAEILGTTAMKYSDGFSKLWPSLGTALGYLIAFVLLAQTLKTMSVGTAYAIWSGAGTAAIAAIGMVFIGEAVTAAKIIGVLLVIAGVVVLNLGGATH, encoded by the coding sequence ATGATGTATCTGACGCTCTCCGGAGCGATCTTGGCGGAGATCCTCGGGACCACCGCGATGAAGTACAGCGACGGCTTCAGCAAGCTGTGGCCGTCGCTCGGGACAGCCCTGGGCTACTTGATCGCCTTTGTGCTGCTAGCGCAGACACTCAAGACGATGTCCGTCGGTACCGCGTACGCCATCTGGTCCGGGGCCGGGACAGCGGCCATCGCCGCGATAGGGATGGTCTTCATCGGAGAGGCGGTGACCGCAGCCAAGATCATCGGAGTGCTGCTGGTGATCGCCGGGGTCGTCGTGCTCAACCTCGGCGGGGCGACGCACTGA
- a CDS encoding GlsB/YeaQ/YmgE family stress response membrane protein: MGIISWLVLGLLAGIIAKVLLPGRDPGGLVGTTVIGIAGAFLGGWLSATFLDKPVNQDFYEPTMWISAIAGALVLLVGYRVLFGSSRR; encoded by the coding sequence ATGGGCATCATCAGCTGGCTCGTACTCGGGCTGCTGGCCGGAATCATCGCCAAAGTCCTGCTGCCGGGCCGGGACCCGGGCGGACTCGTCGGCACCACGGTGATCGGCATCGCGGGGGCCTTCCTCGGTGGCTGGCTATCGGCCACGTTCCTGGACAAGCCGGTCAACCAGGACTTCTACGAGCCGACGATGTGGATCTCCGCAATCGCCGGCGCACTTGTCCTGCTGGTGGGGTACCGGGTGCTGTTCGGCAGTTCCCGCCGGTAG
- the sufU gene encoding Fe-S cluster assembly sulfur transfer protein SufU, whose product MKLDSMYQEVILDHYKHPHGRGLRDGDAEVHHVNPTCGDEITLRVRYDGETIADVSYEGQGCSISQASASVLNELLVGKELSDAQRIQETFLELMQSKGKITPDDAMEDVLEDAVAFAGVSKYPARVKCALLSWMAWKDATAQALGDGALKEKTA is encoded by the coding sequence GTGAAGCTTGACTCGATGTACCAGGAAGTGATCCTGGACCACTACAAGCACCCGCACGGACGTGGACTGCGCGACGGCGACGCCGAGGTGCACCACGTCAATCCCACGTGCGGTGACGAGATCACTCTGCGTGTGCGGTACGACGGCGAGACCATCGCCGATGTCTCATATGAGGGCCAGGGCTGCTCGATCAGCCAGGCCAGCGCCTCCGTACTCAATGAGTTGCTGGTCGGCAAGGAGCTGTCCGATGCGCAGCGGATCCAGGAGACCTTCCTGGAGCTGATGCAGTCCAAGGGGAAGATCACCCCGGATGACGCCATGGAGGACGTGCTGGAGGACGCGGTCGCGTTCGCCGGTGTCTCCAAGTACCCGGCGCGCGTGAAGTGTGCTCTGCTGAGCTGGATGGCATGGAAGGACGCGACAGCCCAGGCGCTGGGCGACGGCGCGCTTAAGGAGAAGACGGCATGA